DNA sequence from the Sediminibacillus dalangtanensis genome:
ACACCTCAGGTTAGGAATGATTGGGCGGCCCTGCGCGGATATGAAGGGATCGACTTTCTTGGCCAGGCATATGCGGCTGTTCCACCGTTAGTGTATGAAGAAACAAATTCCACCTATTACTTGTGGGATGTGTTGACCACCGCTTCTTTGGGTAATCCGGACTTAGTCCAGGCCAAGACCGTTTATAGTAAAATTCACACAGAATTTCCGGAGCAAGGAAGAACATCTCAAGATGAACATGGCCGTCCAGTCCAATTGGTTTACGATGTGGCGGCTGAACAGTTTTTTGCTTATATTGCCGAGCTGGCTAAAAAGTGAGCAGATGCAAAGAGGATATTTATTAGTGGAGAAAGACCAGGTCGTTGCTGCCCTGGTCTTTTTACAATTTTGCGATGTTTATAGATAAATGATCGAGCAGTGCTTATTCTCCAATAGTACGTGGAAAACCTTTTGACCATGTATTGATGGTAAGAAGAATGACATGGTGTTCCCTATGTAAGGGAATCGGTTAATGTGAATTTGAAATAATTGACGGAATTACTAAAAAAAGAAACCTTTTGAATGCTGTATCGTAACGTTAGTAATGGTTTTAAATTCAGGATTAGGAGGTGAAATGATGGATTACGGTTTACTGATTATTGGGGTAGCGCTTTTACTGGTTGCGTATCTAGTAGCAGTTAAAAAACAAACGAGCTTATTAGCTGGCTTCAATGAAAAAGCGATAAAAAACAAGGAGCTATTAGGAAAAGTGGCGGGTGGATTGTTTTTCCTTCCATTAGGCTTGTTGGTGATAATAAGTAGCTTCATTGATTATCCTTATGAAAATGCCGTTCTTGTAAGTGTCATGTTAATTTTATTAGGAAGTGTGTACTTGTTTATCAACCGAAAATTACTTGACTAACGTTAACAGAACTTGCGGATTGTTATCTCACAAGGAGTGTAGAAAAATACGCATGGACTTCCGGTCCAAGCGTATTTTTCTGGTATTTATTAACTTTTATGTGTAATGTTGTCGGATCACTTTGATTTAGTTTTGTCATATTTCTTACCATCTCATGCGGACAGAACTGGGGATGTCTTTTTTACTGTAATGATCAACGTCTGACACTGCCGGCGGAAATTTTAACGGATTCGCCGACGATGTTTTGTGCGGCATCCGTCAACAGAAAGCATATGGTGTTGGCAACTTCCTCTGGTTTTGTGATACGGCCGGAGGGAAGCCCTTCTTCGGTAATCTTAAGCTGCTCTTCAAACGAGCGGCTTTGTTTTTCCCCTTTGCGCTTGATGGCGTTTCTTCCCATACTCGTATCCACATAGCCTGGGCAGACTGCGTTTACCCTGACACCATGTGCAATTGCCTCTAACGAAAAAGAATGCGTGAACCCAATCAAAGCAAATTTCGAAGCTGAGTATGCCGTGTTTCCATGAGTCCCTCTTAAACCTGACAAGGAGGAAACGTTGACAATGGCACCTTTTCCCCTTGATTTCATTTGTTTATATACCTGCTGAGAAAGAAGGACGGGCACCGTATAATTGAGATGCATGATTTTTTCCATTTCTTCCTGCTCCAGTTCCTCGACGAGTCCGCCTCCGCCGATACCGGCGCAGTTGACAAGCAGCGTTATATCCCCAATTGCTTGTCCAGCGGCAGTCACAAGGTTGCTGCGCTCTTGTTCATCACTAATATCCGCCCGGTGGGCAAGTACCTTAACTCCCGGGTATTTATTGGCGATAGTTTGTTTTAACTGTTCCAGCTTCTCTTCATTTCTTCCCGTTATGGTCAAGCTGGCGCCCATATCGGCAGCAGCCAGCGCCGTCTCATAACCGATTCCGCCAGTAGCACCAGTTATCAAGGCATGCTCTCCTTCTAATGCATTAGAAGCAAATACACCCATATACCAACCATCCTTTCACAAAATATTATACCCCTAAACATTTCCCCACCGCACCTCAACCTAACCATGTATGGGGTCAGTCCCCTTTAC
Encoded proteins:
- a CDS encoding DUF3784 domain-containing protein yields the protein MMDYGLLIIGVALLLVAYLVAVKKQTSLLAGFNEKAIKNKELLGKVAGGLFFLPLGLLVIISSFIDYPYENAVLVSVMLILLGSVYLFINRKLLD
- a CDS encoding SDR family NAD(P)-dependent oxidoreductase → MGVFASNALEGEHALITGATGGIGYETALAAADMGASLTITGRNEEKLEQLKQTIANKYPGVKVLAHRADISDEQERSNLVTAAGQAIGDITLLVNCAGIGGGGLVEELEQEEMEKIMHLNYTVPVLLSQQVYKQMKSRGKGAIVNVSSLSGLRGTHGNTAYSASKFALIGFTHSFSLEAIAHGVRVNAVCPGYVDTSMGRNAIKRKGEKQSRSFEEQLKITEEGLPSGRITKPEEVANTICFLLTDAAQNIVGESVKISAGSVRR